The genome window GGCAGTCTGAAACCTTGCCGCCGCTGCATTGATCGATCATGCGTTCCAGTTCCGTTTTCAAAGATTGCAATCGACCGATCCGGTGTTTGACCTCGACCAGCTGTTCCCGGGCGATCATATCAGCGGCCTCACATGAATGCTGAGGATTGTCCGAAAGACTGAGTAAATCGCGGATAGCGGTAAGCGAGAACCCAAGTTCCCGGGCGTGCCGAATGAACCGAATTCGCTCGACATGTCGGGGCTCGTACACCCGCTGATTCCCGCCCGATCGATCGGGTGGCGGAATGAGTCCGATATCTTCGTAGTAGCGGATCGTCTGAACCTTGCAATCCGTCGCCTTCGATACCCTGCCGATGGTTAGCGAAGTGGGCATGCAATTTTCCTCTTGAACCTACAGTGGCTGTAGCAATTACTTTGTGAACTCAATCGGGATATGACAAGAGGATTGAGTAAAAATGAGTGGTGGGTGTTGCGGATCGGAAGCAAAGTTCGATGGCGCGTCGGTTGCGTTTCGCCGTGCGCTGTGGGCGGTTATCGCTATTAACGCAGCGATGTTCGTTGTCGAGATTTCCGCCGGTGCGTTAGCGGGATCGAAGGCGCTACAGGCCGATGCACTCGATTTCCTTGGCGATACAGCGACATATGCCCTGAGCCTCTGCGTCATCGGCATGTCTATCCGGGCACGGTCGCTTGCTGCGGTGTTCAAGGGGCTAAGCCTTGGTGGGATGGGCGTCTGGGTTCTCGGCAGCTCGATTTATCAGGCCTTCCTCATCGGCGTGCCCAAGGCGGAGGTTATGGGGGCAATTGGATTTCTTGCGCTTGCCGCCAATATGGCCAGTGTCGTTATCCTAATGCGGTTCAAGGACGGCGACGCTAATGTCCGCTCGGTTTGGCTGTGCAGCCGCAATGACGCCATCGGCAATATCGCTGTTATGCTCGCGGCGATCGGCGTTTGGGGCACGGGAACGGGGTGGCCCGACCTCGTTGTCGCAGCCGTCATGGCAGGGCTGTTTTCATGGTCCGCAGTCCAGATCATTCGCCAAGCCTTCGAGGAACTGCCCATGCCACGTGACACGTCAGGACGGTAACGTTCGGTCATGAACGGGACCATCTAACGTTAGGCTCTTGATGGCTTGGCGCACAAGAGAACCCTTCACGTTCTGGATTGATTCAATATGATGGTATCGACGACTATCAGTTGATTTGAATCAAAGGTGTGGACGGGACGCTGTTCTATTGGCCGCTCTTGGTCACACAACTCGTGACGACGCAAAAATCTACATACGCATGTGGGAAATTTACGATATCTACTAAGCTAGAATGCTCGATTTTGAGACGCTGGTCCAATTTCGAATGTTATCCGATGCGACCGAGTGATGGAAATGCCTCGAGCAGCCAATAGGACAGCGCCGAAAGCTGCCCAGTTATCATGGCAAGCCCCATTGCTATCATTACCAGCCCCGCAAACTGATGCAGCCGATGGCCGACTCGACTGATCGTGCGAAGGTGCCGTGTCAGGCAATTAGTAAAAGTGGCTGTGAGCAGGAACGGCACTCCTAGGCCCGCCGAATAGATGCCAAGCAGAGCGACGCCCTCGGGCACTGTTGCAGTGGCTGCACTTGCAGTCAGAATGGCACCAAGGATTGGCCCGATACAGGGCGTCCAGCCGAAACCGAAGGCGAGACCAAGAACATAGGCAGATAGTGGCCGCCCGCCAGGAATGGAAAGGTAGAACCGGAAATCTCGTTGCAGCATCGTGATCTTTGCCATGCCGATCAAGAACATACCGAACAGGATGATAATGGCGCCGCCAACGAGATTGAGCCCGTACCGGTAGCCTAACAGCATCTGACCCAGCGCGGTCGCGCTCGCGCCAAGAGCCATAAAAATAGTGGAAAACCCAAGAACAAAGTAAAGGCCCATGCTCAGTGCCTGTCGTCGACGATGGGACGATTCGACAACGGTCGCGCCCGCCGTTTGTCCGGCGACATAGGAGATATAGCCCGGCACCAAAGGCAGGACGCAGGGCGATACAAACGATACGGCGCCGGCCAGGAATGCGGCGATCAAGCCAATTCCGGATAGCTCAAGCATCGTCGGTCACATTCCCACAAGGAGGCACCACCGGGAACGCCGTGGCAAAACGGAAGCCGGCGAGCGGGACGATGATCCATTGCAAGACTGGGCTTAGACCGGCCTCCAGAACGGGAATCACAGGCATCAGGTCGCCATAGGCCCAAGCCTCCCGGACCTCGATATTCAACCACTCACTGAAGATCGTATAGGCTACCCCAAAGAGGACAGTGGCCGCGACGACAGGCAGCCGGCGTTTGCCAGGCCATGCCCCCGTGCCGAACAGGAACAGGGACAACATGATGGTGCTGAGTGCGATGAGTATATCGCCGCCGGTGCAATGAACGGCAGCGAAGACGATCTCTTCAGCTGTCCCAGTTTCCCAGAGCGTGTATAGCGGCAGGTGTGCGAACTCCCAGATTAGGTTTGCGAGGGCGACAAAGAAGATGTACCGGCGCAAGGCCCTCAGCCATGAGATTGACTGGTTGCCAGGACCGTACGTACTCGCTGACCCGGAAACGCTCATTTGAACACCCCCATGAGGCTATTCCACCAAGTGTCGGGTTCTGGTTCGTCACCGGCCGGGGGCGCGTTCGTCAGGCCGTTGATATAGCGAACGAGGTTGATCTGTTGGAATTCGGTTCCGTGAAACAGGCCGGCATGCCGGCTACCCCTATCGATCACGTGAACGAGCGGGGACGATGGGTTTCGATCGCTCAAAGTCGCGAAGCGGCGGGCGCTTTCGGCCACCACTTCGTCTTGGGGCGCCACTGATCGCCAATTCGCGTTATCCCAAGGTGCACCGTTGGAGGTTTTGCGATCACGGATCGTCAGGAACGTCACCATCTGCTTCATGGGCGTGATGTTCACTTGCTCCTGCACCGAGGCGAGGTTGTCCTGTTGTTCCACACAGGGAGCCCCGCAATCGCGAGGCACGAAGCTCAGGACAACGATGCTTTCCCGCAGATCGCGAAAGGTCAGCCTGGCGCCTTGCTCATCGGTCAGCGCCAGATCCGGCATCGACCGGGTATCCGTCGGTTCGAAGGCGGGTTCTTTGTTCGCCATCACCTCGTCCAATCGTTCGCCGGGGTGATGGGCGAACGCCGGCATGACTGCTACAAGTAGGCCCAGAATGGCGAGGTATTTCATTGCATATCCTCTTCCGGCCCGTTGGCCCCGACGCCGAGCACAGGGACAGTGACTGTGACCTCGACAGCCTGATCGAAACGCAGGGTGATAGGAAACCGCGCACCTTCGGTCAGCCGCTCGCTCAGGCCCATCAACATCAGATGTGTGCCGCCTGGCGCGAGCACGACCCGCTCGCCCGCCGGCAAACTCAATGCGTCGAGGAGCACCATCCGATTGACGTCGTCGTTGTTCTCAGTGGTGTGGATCGTCACCCGGTCGGCAACAGGGCTCTCAACCGACAGCAACCGGTCGTCGCGCGTACTCTCAATGGTCAGATAGACGGCGCCGGGACGGGATGCGAGAATGGTGGCACGGGCCCAGGGCTCCACAATCCTCACGGTCTCGTCGGCCATCGCGGATACTGGCGAAAACGCCAAAACAGCGACGATCAATAGAGCAGCTCTCATTTTCCGTACCTCTCTATGACGTCCTGGATTTTCCGAGCCACCTCTTCCGGGGGTTGATCGCCTTCAAGAAAGGTGGTCTCGAACCGCCCCTCGGGGGTCATGAGGTAGATGTGGCCCGAATGCGCCATGAGATAGCCGTCTTGGGCGCTGCCTTCCTCCAACCGTTCGTAGTAGACGCGAAAGGCATGGGCCGCAGCGGCGACATCCTCTTCACTACCGGTCAAGCCGGTGAGTTTCGGATGGAATGCCGATACATAGTCGGCCATTACTGTCGGCGTATCCCGCGCAGGATCGACTGTGATGAACAGAGGCGCGATTCTGTCCGCCGTCGCTTCGAGTGTGTCCAGGACGCTCGCCATGTAGGCCAGCGTCGTGGGACAAACATCGGGGCAATAGGTGAACCCGAAGAATACCAATTGCCAGCGACCCAGAAAGTCGGCCTCGGTGACGCGGTCTCCGGTGTGGTCAGTCAGCGTGAATTCCGAGCGGATCGCCGCTTCACCGATTTGCGTGGCCTGCCGGCCTTCCTGCGGTGCCGGTGTCCCTCTCATGTATAGGCCGGCAAATACGGACGCCGCGACGACGGTGAGACCCCAGAGGGCGTATCGAACCCGGGCCAGTTTTGGGAATGTGCGAGAAGTCATTGAATTACCTCGAAGCACGCCCGCTCGGGCCGAGAGAGCCCAAAGCCCGAGCGGGCGCATGACAGTCAGCCCTCGTCGGACTCCGTTGCGTGCGGGCCCGATTTCATGTGGTTCGTCATGGCCGCCATCATCTCGCGGCATTGCTCCATCATCGGACCCATCTGCTGCATCATCTGCATCATGCCCATCATTCCGGACATTCCGTTTTCGCCCTGCATCATGCCCGGCATCTGTCCTTCTGCCTGATGCGGCCGTTGTTCGTCGGCGAGCGCAGGGAATGTCGCGACGAACAATCCGCCGACAACAGCCAAGGTTTTCAGGGTATTACGCATGGTCGTTCTCCTTTCTCGTGTGAAAATCTCAGCGTTCTTCGGAACGCCGAGCGATAACGTCGGGCGCTTCTGTCCTGACGGATGGTTTGCCGCGGGTCTGGCAAGCGGCCGTGCCGCCGCCGCGCATGCACAGGCCGAGCGCGCACATGGCAAGACACGGGGCGAGGGTGAGCAGGATCGGCGCGGCGCCGATCGCCGTCAGCCAACTCCAGTTCAGCACGAGCCCGAGGCCGACGACCGCGGCTCCAGCGAGCATGAGAATCCGCCGCTTTGTCAGCCAGGACGGAAAAGCGCGTGGCGCCGCTGGCGGGACGGCGTCCTCGGGTCTGCCTTCACTGGTCATGGGTTCGTTTCCTTTCCTGTATGGTCGGCGATCACGGTCTCGAAGAAGGCAATCATTTCCGGCGTGTCCCATTCCGCCGGCCCGATCAGCCGGCCGAGTTCCCGGCCGTCCGGTCCGATGAGCAACGTTCCCGGAAGCCCGAAGATCTTGAGATCGCGGGAGGCCTTACCCGTCTTGTCCACGAAGATGCCCAGATGCTCGATACCGATCTCGTCGAAGAACTCACGGACCAAGTCGGCTCCCGCACGGTCGATCGACAGCGCCAGAACCTCGAAGTGCTCGCCACCCAACGTTGCTTGCAGTCGGTCGAGCGTAGGCATCTCGGCGCGACACGGTCCGCACCAGGTGGCCCAGACATTGAGAAGGACCACCTTGCTCCGCCAGGCTTCCAGCGTGTGCGGTGCACCGCTCCCGCCTGTGAAGTCGATTCGGGGGACGGGCTGCGGCGTCTCGTGCAGGCGCATCGCCGACGGCTCAGCCGCTACGGAAGTCCCCAACCCAAGAAAGAGGGCGAGCACGGCAATGGAAATGGTCTTCATGGTTGTGTCTCCACTTATTCCGTCCGCAAGCGTTCCACCAGCGGTAGGATCGTGTTTTCAAGAACCTCGCGCGTCACCGGGCCGATTTGCTTGAAGGCAATGCGGCCATTTGCATCGACGACGAAGGTCTCGGGGACGCCATAGACACCCCAATCGATGGCAACCCGGCCGTCCCGGTCGGCACCGGAGCGGGTGTAGGGATCGCCCAGCTCGTCGAGCCATGCTGCGGCGTCCGCCGGCCGGTCCTTGTAGTTCAGGCCGTGCAGCGGCACGACACCGCGCCGGGCGAGGTCCATCAACAGCGGATGCTCGTAGCGGCAGGCCGTGCACCAGGAGGCGAAGACGTTGACGAGCGACACTTCGCCGTGCAGATCACCGCTGGATAGCCCCAGTGTCCTTCCCTCGACGGGCGGCAAGGTAAACTCAGGCACAGGCCTGCCGATCAGCGCCGAAGGGATGTCTCTTGCGTTCTGCGTGAGGCTCCATCCAAGGGCGATGGCCAAGATGCCGAAAAGCACTACGGGAGCCGCGAAGACGAGCCGGTAGACAGTCCGACGTTGAGAGCCCGTCCTGCTTCGGAACATCTCAGCCATGATCGTTCCGACGCCGAGCGTCGACGAACAGATATTTTATCAGCCCGGCGATGCCCAGCACGAGCAGCGCGACTACGAGCAGTCCGACGAGACCCATGCCCCACATCATCATGCCGCCCATGCAGTCCATCATCTGACCGCTCATGCCCATCTCGGTCGGTGCGTTGTTCATCGAAAACTCTCCTTATTCGACCGCGTAGACGGACGGTTGATCGTCACCTACGGCGTAAATGGTGAAGGGAGCGGTCTTGACGCCGCTCATGCCGGGCGAACCTAGCGGCATACCGGGCAAGGTCACGCCCTTGATGTCCGGCCGCTCGTCCAGCAGGCGATTGACCGTTTCCACGGGCACATGGCCGCTCACAACGTAGTCGTCGATGAAGGCGAGGTGGCAGCCCTGGAAATCGTCAGGGATGCCGGCCGCGCGGCTCATCGGGACGAGTTCATGGGTCGGCTCGACGGTGACTGTGAAGCCATTTTCTCGCAGATACTCGGCATAGACTTCGCAGCAGCCGCATTGCGGGTTCTTGTAGAGGGTCACCTCTTCGGCCTGTGCCTTAGTGCCCAGAGTTAAATAGCCGGCGACACCCAACATGGTGGCGGTAAATGCGGCGATAGCGGTTTTGCGCATGGTTCTCTCCTTGG of Alphaproteobacteria bacterium contains these proteins:
- a CDS encoding cytochrome-c oxidase, with protein sequence MKYLAILGLLVAVMPAFAHHPGERLDEVMANKEPAFEPTDTRSMPDLALTDEQGARLTFRDLRESIVVLSFVPRDCGAPCVEQQDNLASVQEQVNITPMKQMVTFLTIRDRKTSNGAPWDNANWRSVAPQDEVVAESARRFATLSDRNPSSPLVHVIDRGSRHAGLFHGTEFQQINLVRYINGLTNAPPAGDEPEPDTWWNSLMGVFK
- a CDS encoding DUF411 domain-containing protein gives rise to the protein MLGVAGYLTLGTKAQAEEVTLYKNPQCGCCEVYAEYLRENGFTVTVEPTHELVPMSRAAGIPDDFQGCHLAFIDDYVVSGHVPVETVNRLLDERPDIKGVTLPGMPLGSPGMSGVKTAPFTIYAVGDDQPSVYAVE
- a CDS encoding copper chaperone PCu(A)C, producing MADETVRIVEPWARATILASRPGAVYLTIESTRDDRLLSVESPVADRVTIHTTENNDDVNRMVLLDALSLPAGERVVLAPGGTHLMLMGLSERLTEGARFPITLRFDQAVEVTVTVPVLGVGANGPEEDMQ
- a CDS encoding helix-turn-helix domain-containing protein, whose protein sequence is MPTSLTIGRVSKATDCKVQTIRYYEDIGLIPPPDRSGGNQRVYEPRHVERIRFIRHARELGFSLTAIRDLLSLSDNPQHSCEAADMIAREQLVEVKHRIGRLQSLKTELERMIDQCSGGKVSDCRVIEVLSDHNECVSDHGSATT
- a CDS encoding SCO family protein yields the protein MTSRTFPKLARVRYALWGLTVVAASVFAGLYMRGTPAPQEGRQATQIGEAAIRSEFTLTDHTGDRVTEADFLGRWQLVFFGFTYCPDVCPTTLAYMASVLDTLEATADRIAPLFITVDPARDTPTVMADYVSAFHPKLTGLTGSEEDVAAAAHAFRVYYERLEEGSAQDGYLMAHSGHIYLMTPEGRFETTFLEGDQPPEEVARKIQDVIERYGK
- a CDS encoding DsbE family thiol:disulfide interchange protein yields the protein MFRSRTGSQRRTVYRLVFAAPVVLFGILAIALGWSLTQNARDIPSALIGRPVPEFTLPPVEGRTLGLSSGDLHGEVSLVNVFASWCTACRYEHPLLMDLARRGVVPLHGLNYKDRPADAAAWLDELGDPYTRSGADRDGRVAIDWGVYGVPETFVVDANGRIAFKQIGPVTREVLENTILPLVERLRTE
- a CDS encoding TlpA disulfide reductase family protein, with product MKTISIAVLALFLGLGTSVAAEPSAMRLHETPQPVPRIDFTGGSGAPHTLEAWRSKVVLLNVWATWCGPCRAEMPTLDRLQATLGGEHFEVLALSIDRAGADLVREFFDEIGIEHLGIFVDKTGKASRDLKIFGLPGTLLIGPDGRELGRLIGPAEWDTPEMIAFFETVIADHTGKETNP
- a CDS encoding cation transporter produces the protein MSGGCCGSEAKFDGASVAFRRALWAVIAINAAMFVVEISAGALAGSKALQADALDFLGDTATYALSLCVIGMSIRARSLAAVFKGLSLGGMGVWVLGSSIYQAFLIGVPKAEVMGAIGFLALAANMASVVILMRFKDGDANVRSVWLCSRNDAIGNIAVMLAAIGVWGTGTGWPDLVVAAVMAGLFSWSAVQIIRQAFEELPMPRDTSGR
- a CDS encoding cytochrome c biogenesis protein CcdA, with amino-acid sequence MLELSGIGLIAAFLAGAVSFVSPCVLPLVPGYISYVAGQTAGATVVESSHRRRQALSMGLYFVLGFSTIFMALGASATALGQMLLGYRYGLNLVGGAIIILFGMFLIGMAKITMLQRDFRFYLSIPGGRPLSAYVLGLAFGFGWTPCIGPILGAILTASAATATVPEGVALLGIYSAGLGVPFLLTATFTNCLTRHLRTISRVGHRLHQFAGLVMIAMGLAMITGQLSALSYWLLEAFPSLGRIG